The window AAGGGTGAAAAACTcgttttgagtttttttttttttttttttttttgaagatggtctaaataaatattataattagatgcaaacaatattttttttttttgtctgaattaagtataaattattgttaaattgtttaaaaacatatatatattttggaccATAcctcattcaaataaaaatacatttttttttctttattggtCACAACATTCTAATTGAATCCAatgttaatttttgttttaccTCAAATTGTAATGATAAATccaattcaatttcaaattattgataAGCAAATGAGCCTAAAATTGCAATAATTGTATATCAAGCAAGTCTTGGAAAGTTAGAAATATATGTATGATGCATAATACTGAATAAAGGTTATTCATTATTCACTACAAATAAGCATAATTGGATTAAGAAACATCTAAAAGATTTATGACGCATTTTCATTAGTCCCCAATGTTTCGCACACACCTAGGGGGGTTAACCACAAATCAAATAGGCACAAGTTATGACAATGAttgtcaaaaaataaaaaccgagttacccaaataaaaaaataacccaacaaaaaaatagaagaaaaaaatagcCTCTTTGAAGAGACGATCTACTACAATGGACCAATTTCCCGTGTCATCGTCTCCTTTTAGAGGCACGTATATCTGTTTGAAATATGGATGTTGGAATGAGAAatctttaattcaaataatatatgcAAATACTATAGGAGAGATATAATATGCCACAATAATAAAGTTCTGTTTCAAATGTGATCCATCTAAATCTAAATCCAGACATAAAACATGTTTCTAAACGAAGTGTCAATatcattaaagaaaataaagacaTTTCCGAATCTGGAAACACTCATTTTACTAATTCTGGCTTTGGTTTGACATAAAACTTCACATATGCTACATTCAACAATAGTAATTGATTAACTTCTTCATACTTCTAAAAGAGCTTAAGCAATAATACTGAATAGAGTAAACTTAATCAAATTTCACAAGGTTAAGCATTAATAGATACATGATAGCGACAGTTTTAGTTCGAGTTTAAGATAAATGTACTCACATTATAGAGAGAAGAATATACAAATCTTATTCATCACATCAAGTTAGCCCCATGCCATTGAACAAGCATAATTCACCACCAGTTTGCCATCAAACCCaaaattctgaaaaaaataaaatatatttacaagtTAGATATATAACAAAactaaatatatgtttaatctTTAACTAAAACAAAGAATGAAGGCTGCAAAGAGAAGCTTAACATTGTAAGTCAAAAGAAGGAAAATGAATGATCAATTTAATGCAACTTACATTGTAAAGATCACTGACCAACTCATCTGGGTTAGGAGAAAAGGCGCTGTTCACGTACACAAACTAgcaaaaagagaagaaaattaAGTTGCCGTCAATGAATGGATAATTGATACAACCAAAGGAACAATATTCACCACTGTCTCCCTGTGAAGCTGTCGACGAAGAAAGTCTATGACTTTGGCAAACTTATCAGTCCCTGcaatctataaataaaataagcaTCAACATTCACATATACCCTAGATGATAGCTAGGAAATGTTTTCTCTTACAAACAATACAAGATAAACCAATAAATGGATACAAGCCAGCCTGAATACATTAGCATGTTTGGTGATTatgattttctattttcttattattattaaaattctcATATATGTCAACATTATGagaatttattttctaatttgaaTTGAAACCCATGCCTTCGAGTAATCGAATGTCCCATTAAATCACGTGGAGAATCTAAGAAACTACGGAGAAAATTGAGAATGGTTGGCATACCTTGAACTTGGCTTGCTTGAGAATTGGGGCATCACCAGTAGCTCTAAGATGCACAACAACTGCAACGAAATAAAGCATTAACATAAAATTCAGTAAAAATGTAAGACTAGGTGTGTACACACTAATAGCTTATAGTATTTTCTTCATAGAACCACCAACAGACCTTTTGCAGCAGATTTGGGTGTTTCTGAAGCCATTATTTTGCAAAGTCCCAGAATGGAAGATGTTCAAGCTTTTTGTATATAGAAGATTAAGCTGTAGGGAGATCacataagataaaatataacttttcaaATTGCAACATGCAGTTATCTAGCTTATGGTAAGGCTAAAAGTACTTGAGAAGAACAAAAAGGAGGGAAAGGTCAATGAAAGGCACAATTTTGAAAACAGTTTGGGTTCAGTTTCCCATAATGGTAGTGACTAGTGACTCCATGCATATCTAGCATCCTAAACTAAGGAAGATGACATACGGTTGAATAGTTAGTAGGAGATCATTGTCATTTACTTACAACATGAAGAGAACAAAACAGTAGTATAAGAAGAATAACACCAACAGCAAAAACAATCTCAatgcaaaataataaaaagaagcAGCTATGCATGTATACAAAAGCACAACAAAGGTTCAGCATGAAAACATCCCCATTGATACGAAATAGTCTACAAGACGACCCATTCAAGTTCTAGAACTCTATTTCATCTGATAACAGGCATTATTCAGTCTTATTAGTGCCAGACTAATATTCATACTAATTACAGTTACAATGACCAAGAAGGGTCAACCTAAACAGAGGTTATTTGCAGAATTGATCAAACCTTAGACTCCATTCATGTACTGATATGTGCCTTAGAAATCTTATTTGCATCAAATCTCTAATGATCAAAAGTCTTACATAGATTAAAAGGCTATTTCACTGATAAAACTTAGAAGCAGATTCTACTGAATGGATTTTGGCCATAAATTTAACAACCATGCATTGATGCAATCAGTTCTTCGATACCCAAGAACCCTAATCATTAGATTGATATAATTAAAGACAAAACTAACACAACAGAGGAGATTTATCTAGCGTTTATCCCATCGACAAAAGAGTTCAATTTCTTTTAAGCATCTTCTAATCATAAGACAAAGTTATGAACGTTTAAGAACAGAGATTAGAAGGGTACCAAAGATTTCAGCTTTGGCGTTCGCAATTTGAAGATGTATTTAAAACCCTAATCTTCCCGTCGCGACGATCCCATCGGTAAACGAAGATGAAAATTGCAGACTTGATCGCCGCATCAAGTTAAGTGATACTGGAATCTAAATTAACTCCTTGACTTGTTTTTAAtgttcaaattaaccacataaCTCTATATTATGATCAAACTCCCTTAAacttgtttaataaattaatacaaccATTGTCCccttattttaaacttattttcttttataaaataatttttatttataaagactCAATTAGCTTAATGAGAGTACATGAATTCATATAATAATCACAATCTCCAATGAGGAACCAAAATTGATAATTTGaccccaaaaaaataaaataaattctaaagaCACAATTAGCTTAATGAGAGCAcaaaaattcatataataatcacaattttataaaaaaaaatgttttatatatttaattatataataaatttattaaaaagttgtTGAGGTGACATTAACCCATAGACATAAAACATCTTTTAAAGTTCACTAAAATGatcttgtttgtttatttttaaaaaaaaaattataagttattttatgtATGGTGGATAGGTACTATATTTTTTATCCATTATTGTATTGAAAATTTTGGCATAGAAAAAAATCTTACGGTTATCTTATCGTTATTTCAGTATACCAAAATCTCGGTACGATACAAGTAAAATATCGATCTTATCGAATATTAACGGTAAACCTCAATTTCGATACGATATAATTATTATACcgtttagaaaatatatattttagaattaaatatgaaatttattataaagtaaaataaatttattaagattggttgattcattattaattgattaattttatttaaaagttcaTGGTGGATTAAAtcaaaaattgaaatgaaagttaaaacctaattatttataagagatatatatatatatatatatatatattttgtttcggtatatattgatatatcaaaatttaattttttttatatttttaccttaAAGTATCGATATTATACATTACTATTTTGTTGTATACCGaagaaatgataaatttaatattttacagtAAGATATTTCGATATACTAAAGTTATCGTATCCCACCACTATTcttatgagaaaaaaatatatattatttgactATTTCAAGATTCCTCGTATTCTATTTATTTGTCTTTTATATCCACTAGTTTATACTAATTACATCACAATTGACACAAAAGAtgtattgattttcaaatattttattaaataggtAAGCTATCATTTTGTATGATTTGTAATTTTGTTggttttattcaattttatgttatgaaatagttaataaaaaataactattcaCAAGTTTGTGATGAATAGGTAAGCTATCATTGTTAGAAGTCAAATTCAACTCATTGATTTAGCTTTTTCATAGAACTTTCCCTGATTTAAGGATTTCAATTGAAAATAGAAAGATGTGACGATTCATAagtatatttgaaattatagaCAACacaagtattaaataaatatatttaagtacaaatgaaataataataaaaagatgcTAATTAAAGCAGTACTAACTTAATTAATGCTAGTGTTAATggaatattatttagtttaataagtgaatcaaatttggatcagaaataatattattttataaaagtaaatcTCTTTTTTATAATGAGTAGATTACGAAGAGtaagtataataattatattttaataaaaactaaaatattaaatcgactttatttattttttattatatatatttttatttttcagtttagatttatcatattaaatatcaataatttgaattattaattttttttgataatttcacgAATAAAACTTCACTCAATATAAATAtgtcataattttttaagtataaaaaatatttataaataaaatatcataattttgaaaaaaaattcacttCAAACAATCCTATTTAATTGAGTATggtaaattaatgatattatgttaaatattattatatatatttaacaattattcattttaataattattgtaattttacttattaatatttttttgtaaatgaatgaatatatttaagagaaaatgttttaatttatatatatatatatatatatatatatatatatatatatatatatatattattaaatactttaatataagtttattatATGATGTTTCATCCATATTTTAAATccaaatattatgtttatttttcaatttgtaTGGGTAAAATACACATCATAATaagtttatttgttattattgttttttattttgttaaaaattaaaattaattatatttatataaaaaattgattattttttttaatttaaaattttatcaaaaaattattttttcatctgtttttcatcttttttaaatttcaattaattcaatcatacattttatatcatatacaaataaaattactttttatttttatttttagtttttattttacacattttaaaattaataataataataataaaatactcattttcaaataaacataattttttttaattattattacaaatctTTGCTTTTCGAAGGAGATCACTCCCTACCCACTTTgactatttttttctatttgaatATGCACCCATCTTCCCCCCTCAAAAGAgctaatttgatttgaattttttattcaaaatttaatcatttaattatatttattttttatttctttccaaagataatatatatacatataataaattgatcatgtgatattatatttgtgtataaaaaaaatattgaagaagtgaatatatatatatttaaatttatgttttattattactattaaaataattttatataaacatataaaaaaaaattagaagaaaatggaataaatgaaaaagaatcgataaaacaaatttagaaagaggagaataaataaaagagaattaataaaaaatattaaaagtgatGATGAGAAAAATTGcatttaaaatgtgtttattaTAAGTTTTACATTAACTTATTATGCAAAAGGCTAAACACAAAAATGAAACACTTTATCAAACATGTCCTAGGAGAAATATAGGACATCTCCAAACAAGCACTAAACTTTTGTCtcaaacttattaatttataatctcatgttaccttattattattatatggtgtagaaaataaaaactaaatttaaaatattgctAGTCTGAACTTGAACCCAAATCATTAATTTGTTGgtgaaactgaaaaaaaaaaaaccatcaTCAGTAATGAGGAGTGGTTGACATTTGAACAACAGCATCTGAGTCAAAGAAGGTTTCTAATTCTTCCCAAAACATTAAAGGATCATAAGAAGATGAACCACAACCGCCATTAATCATTTGATCATCACCTTGAAGCTCAAACCTTAATTCTTGCGAAATATCCAACAAGAACTCATTGTTCATCATCGACAAGGCATCCGACAATGGGCTTCGAGCATGATCGCGATTGTTGTCATCACCTTTTCCGCAATCTAAAGATGATGAACCAGATGAGTGGCTTTGCCCCACCGGATGTTGTTCTTCAACAAAGTTAGAGAATTGTTGGATACTACCATTGACTTGCTCTTGACGTGGTTCCGCATCGCATCTTGATGAAGACGATGATAACGATGATGTTGTTAGGATTGTAGAATTGGACCCGCTTTTGTTTGGAATTGGTTGAGGATTATGTTTGGTTATTTGCACCTTTTTTGCAATATAAGTGTTCCAATAATTCTTTATCTCGTTGTCAGTTCGTCCTGGAAGTCGTCCAGCTATTAAGGACCACCTACAAGAAAATTCCAAACATATAACACTTAGGAATCGGTTGAACAATTATCatagatttatttgaataaagaaATGTAATTATACCTATTTCCAAGAAGTTTATGAAGTCTAATAATGAGATCTCTCTCGTCCTCGCTGATATTTCCTCTCTTAATATCAGGCCTAAGATATTTGAGCCATCGAAGTCTGCAACTTTTTCCGCATCTCTTTATACTCGTCTCTTTTGGAATTCTGTTCCACTTTCCTTCACCATTAAGTTTAACATAATCTCTTAATATCGCATCTTCACTCTCCGTCCAAGCGCCTCTT is drawn from Impatiens glandulifera chromosome 3, dImpGla2.1, whole genome shotgun sequence and contains these coding sequences:
- the LOC124931720 gene encoding ubiquitin-like protein ATG12 produces the protein MASETPKSAAKVVVHLRATGDAPILKQAKFKIAGTDKFAKVIDFLRRQLHRETVFVYVNSAFSPNPDELVSDLYNNFGFDGKLVVNYACSMAWG
- the LOC124929981 gene encoding transcription factor MYB82-like, encoding MLKKVSHSKEQLKRGAWTESEDAILRDYVKLNGEGKWNRIPKETSIKRCGKSCRLRWLKYLRPDIKRGNISEDERDLIIRLHKLLGNRWSLIAGRLPGRTDNEIKNYWNTYIAKKVQITKHNPQPIPNKSGSNSTILTTSSLSSSSSRCDAEPRQEQVNGSIQQFSNFVEEQHPVGQSHSSGSSSLDCGKGDDNNRDHARSPLSDALSMMNNEFLLDISQELRFELQGDDQMINGGCGSSSYDPLMFWEELETFFDSDAVVQMSTTPHY